Proteins encoded within one genomic window of Zavarzinella sp.:
- a CDS encoding HEAT repeat domain-containing protein has protein sequence MRRWLMRLFAVTICGASGCASTIDFVTGERFLSNPVEAVFTPAEEPMWVLENAPEGDRREKAFRDLEEPIHNGGDAAQQAKAVQWVRTGATTDRRALVRLAAIEAAANFKDPQAADILVDAYRNAAFNAPPTTGSADVQPVAGLEKANEVASFTPDTITTIRCRSLAGLGKIQSPKARELLIEVAKQQQTNINPQQNLDSLSLARFNATVGTNETDHQTVRLAAIRSLGEYRNDPAAMQALVEIMESERDVALRSRAHESLEMMSGQSFPADPKPWKEWLNSKQGTR, from the coding sequence GCGCGAGTACAATCGATTTTGTTACTGGGGAACGGTTCCTGTCGAACCCGGTAGAAGCAGTCTTTACACCTGCAGAAGAGCCCATGTGGGTGCTGGAAAACGCACCAGAAGGGGATCGGCGGGAAAAAGCATTCCGCGATCTCGAAGAACCAATCCACAATGGTGGCGATGCGGCCCAGCAGGCCAAAGCAGTGCAGTGGGTGCGTACTGGTGCCACGACTGACCGTCGGGCGTTGGTGCGTCTCGCAGCAATTGAGGCTGCTGCCAACTTTAAAGATCCCCAGGCCGCCGATATTCTGGTCGACGCCTATCGAAATGCCGCATTTAATGCCCCACCGACGACAGGATCGGCGGATGTTCAACCCGTTGCTGGTCTGGAAAAAGCAAACGAAGTGGCATCATTCACACCCGATACGATCACAACGATTCGTTGTCGCAGTCTGGCGGGGTTGGGCAAAATCCAAAGCCCCAAAGCACGTGAATTATTGATTGAAGTTGCCAAACAGCAACAAACTAACATCAACCCACAACAGAATCTGGACAGCCTGTCGCTCGCCCGCTTCAATGCCACCGTGGGGACAAACGAAACCGACCACCAGACCGTGCGTCTGGCAGCAATCCGCTCTCTTGGTGAATACCGGAATGACCCCGCTGCGATGCAGGCCCTGGTCGAGATTATGGAATCAGAACGGGATGTCGCACTGCGAAGCCGGGCCCACGAATCATTAGAAATGATGTCCGGCCAGAGCTTCCCCGCCGATCCCAAACCTTGGAAAGAGTGGCTGAATAGTAAACAAGGCACCCGATAG
- a CDS encoding protein kinase, protein MSNPNNEPVTETLTNRPIAPPQQLETHLGHTTESAHDAIPFAPPLAAGELGRLGKYRIIRELGHGGMGAVYQAHDEHLDRDVALKVMLPTAAKKEIAKTRFLREARAAAKIDSDYVVAIYEAAEIDGVPYISQQLLKGCPLDEYLVSKGSLSIPEIIRIGRDVARGLAKAHELGLIHRDIKPGNLWCEVPDGRIKILDFGLAKSFADNGPEVTSNGSILGTPAYMSVEQASGEQLDGRSDLFSLGAVLYRLVTGQTPFPGNHPGQVLKDLLIKEPTPILDLQPNIPPELANFIHRLLAKNPDQRPQTAQDVESELSQLLRFWEPLENRTVTSANITSTVLPLAGQATAVDSIANKPTVDMPSSVKKNTFFRILLFLVPLLIVVAGGYIIIKITNKDGTVTELKVDDQSKIEIDGRIVTPEPPKPEPKKLIRDYDPEYKWLAALPAEEQVKELSEELKRLNPGFDGKLEPTIEKNKVIYLKFFTMKVSNIAPLKAINSLVSLQMTGANAYDPGKLADISPLKGLKLEVLYIGSNPITDLSPLQGMPIKWLDLWACPYKDLMPLEGMPLTWLNLGGANQNPDLSLLKKLPLEFLGMNTSQVSDLEPLTSLPLKTLHCSNTKVQSLKPLENMKLQKLTLTNTLVADLSPIKELSLVFLECDGSKVTNLAPVKGMPLKTIRCNFNYQRDCQLLREIKTLEKINDRPAADFWKTMELSQLPPVEGPAADRRAAEWVLCHGGTVGIKNVGDIKAMIDLPKADFEITHIKMHWMRINDDELLILKNLKSLVSFQTQVALITDDGLAHLKNITSLKEITLLGSIVTDVGLAQLKGLPNLEWLNVSGTKVGDAGLEYLKEIPSLQAIQMEATPVTDEGLVHIKDFNNLGLLFLGSTRVSDEGLVHLKDCKKLKHLDLNHTKVTAEGVKTFAAAMPQCRIISDFGVFEPKIK, encoded by the coding sequence ATGTCGAATCCAAATAATGAACCGGTTACAGAAACACTGACCAATCGTCCCATTGCACCACCACAGCAGCTTGAAACGCATCTGGGGCACACGACGGAATCAGCACATGATGCCATTCCTTTTGCCCCACCGTTAGCTGCGGGGGAACTTGGCAGATTGGGCAAGTATCGTATTATCAGAGAACTGGGCCATGGTGGTATGGGGGCAGTATATCAGGCACACGATGAGCACCTTGACCGTGATGTCGCACTGAAAGTAATGCTACCCACTGCTGCAAAGAAAGAGATTGCGAAAACCCGATTTTTGAGAGAAGCACGGGCTGCCGCAAAAATTGACAGTGATTACGTTGTTGCCATCTATGAAGCAGCCGAAATTGACGGCGTTCCCTACATTTCGCAACAATTGCTGAAAGGTTGTCCTCTCGATGAATATCTGGTCAGCAAGGGCTCACTTTCAATTCCAGAGATTATTCGGATCGGACGTGATGTGGCCCGTGGTTTGGCAAAAGCACACGAACTTGGGTTAATCCACCGCGACATTAAACCAGGAAACCTCTGGTGCGAAGTTCCTGATGGCCGCATCAAAATATTGGATTTTGGGCTGGCGAAATCTTTTGCAGATAATGGCCCAGAGGTAACCAGTAATGGTTCAATTCTGGGGACACCTGCCTATATGTCGGTGGAGCAGGCAAGTGGCGAACAGCTCGACGGACGCTCGGATCTCTTCAGCCTGGGTGCAGTTCTCTATCGACTTGTTACAGGTCAAACTCCATTTCCTGGTAATCATCCAGGTCAGGTGCTGAAGGATTTACTAATAAAAGAACCAACACCGATTCTAGATTTACAACCGAATATTCCACCAGAACTGGCAAATTTCATTCATCGACTGTTGGCTAAGAATCCTGATCAGCGTCCCCAGACTGCTCAGGATGTTGAAAGCGAATTGAGCCAGTTGTTGCGATTTTGGGAGCCTTTGGAGAATCGAACAGTAACTTCCGCAAACATTACATCCACAGTACTTCCACTGGCAGGACAGGCAACAGCAGTAGACTCTATTGCCAATAAACCTACTGTCGACATGCCGTCCAGCGTAAAGAAAAATACTTTTTTTCGAATACTACTTTTTCTCGTTCCACTGCTGATCGTGGTAGCGGGTGGCTACATCATCATCAAAATCACTAACAAGGATGGCACGGTAACCGAGTTAAAGGTCGACGATCAATCGAAGATCGAAATCGATGGCAGGATTGTGACGCCTGAACCACCGAAGCCAGAACCCAAGAAACTCATTCGTGATTACGATCCTGAATACAAGTGGCTGGCAGCTCTACCTGCAGAAGAGCAGGTAAAAGAACTCAGCGAAGAATTGAAGCGACTCAATCCTGGCTTTGATGGGAAGCTGGAACCGACCATCGAGAAAAATAAAGTAATTTACCTGAAATTTTTTACGATGAAAGTTTCAAATATTGCTCCATTGAAGGCTATAAATAGTCTTGTTAGTTTACAAATGACTGGAGCTAATGCTTATGATCCGGGGAAATTAGCAGATATTTCCCCACTTAAAGGACTGAAATTAGAAGTGCTTTATATTGGATCTAATCCCATCACTGATCTGTCTCCACTACAAGGGATGCCGATCAAATGGCTGGATCTCTGGGCCTGCCCTTACAAAGATTTGATGCCACTGGAGGGTATGCCGCTGACATGGTTAAATCTGGGTGGTGCGAATCAGAACCCTGATCTGTCGCTGTTGAAGAAATTACCACTTGAATTCCTGGGTATGAACACATCGCAAGTCAGCGATCTTGAACCTTTGACTTCGCTTCCTCTCAAAACGCTTCATTGTTCAAATACAAAAGTCCAAAGTTTAAAGCCGCTGGAAAACATGAAGCTTCAGAAGTTAACATTAACAAATACACTCGTTGCAGATTTGTCGCCGATCAAAGAGTTAAGCTTGGTTTTTCTGGAGTGTGATGGCTCGAAAGTAACCAATTTAGCACCAGTCAAAGGAATGCCTTTAAAAACCATCCGCTGCAATTTCAACTATCAGCGCGATTGCCAGTTGCTTCGTGAGATCAAAACACTGGAGAAAATTAATGACCGACCTGCAGCAGATTTCTGGAAGACCATGGAACTGAGCCAGCTACCCCCAGTAGAAGGCCCGGCGGCAGATCGTCGAGCAGCCGAGTGGGTGCTCTGCCATGGTGGAACGGTAGGAATTAAAAATGTCGGTGATATTAAAGCAATGATCGATCTTCCAAAAGCAGATTTTGAAATTACACACATTAAAATGCATTGGATGAGAATTAACGATGATGAATTATTAATCCTTAAAAATTTAAAGTCGCTTGTTTCCTTCCAGACACAGGTTGCATTAATAACCGATGATGGACTAGCACATTTAAAGAACATCACTTCACTAAAAGAGATAACTCTCCTCGGATCGATTGTTACTGATGTCGGTTTGGCACAGTTGAAGGGCTTGCCTAATCTTGAATGGTTAAACGTGAGTGGCACTAAAGTTGGAGATGCTGGACTGGAGTATCTGAAAGAAATCCCGTCTCTTCAAGCAATACAAATGGAGGCAACCCCAGTAACGGATGAAGGACTGGTCCACATCAAGGATTTCAACAATCTCGGTCTGTTATTCCTGGGCAGCACGAGAGTAAGTGACGAAGGACTAGTCCACC